Within the Oryctolagus cuniculus chromosome 19, mOryCun1.1, whole genome shotgun sequence genome, the region gtcatgtgtctgctgggcactttaaaaaaatgcctgttcatgcccAAAACTCAGATATGGGGCCTGGGAGTCCTTACTcattaaccagtaggctaaattCCTGCCCCATAACTGTTCTTCACCAGGTTGTCAAAGTTACCTTcattacttgttttctttttttgtatcctggatataaatttattctattttaagctagaaactttttatttaagatacacaaattcatgcatttcatatgtacaaatttctCTAGGACTTTAATCATAAATGGGTGATATATTTAACCAGATGTTTTTCTGTTTAGATGATTACATGACAATTTTCCTTATTTCTATTAATGCAGTATATTATGTcattgtttttcacattttacacATGGCATATACAAACATACCTCAATAAGTTTGTGAAAAAAGTTTAACTAAAAGGTAAGTTCAGtttggtgtaaaattttgaaattcatgtctgGGTTTtacataatgtacattttctatgaactttttagagATTCTTCATATGTATGGTTTCATATTATTTCCAATGGATGTTTTTAATTAATGAGTATATTTCCATGTTATATGTCTATCAGATTTCTTCCTGAATATTGATTTTTATCATTATagattttaagaatttataattttcctaggttttaaaattttcatggaagctgctgtattaaaaataaagaatgaggcATTAGACATTTTATAAATCCTATCATCTTCAGCTTACTCTGATGTAAGGAGGAGCAGACAAGTACAACATGCTACTCACACTTATTTTATGAGACAAAATGATATATTGCACATAATGTAAACTACTAAATTATGTCTTTTAACTTTGAGTTCTGTCAAGACTTCAAATAGGTCTATGTTATCTTTTGTGTCAAAATTTATgtattgaaatttctttttttttttgacaggagagttagacagtgtgtgtgtgagagagagatagagagaaaggtcttccttctgttagttcaccccagaaacggccactacggctggcatgttgcaacaatccaaaggcaggagccaggtgcttcttcctggtctcccatgcgggtgcagggcccaaggacctgggccatcctccactgacttcccaggccacagcagagagctggactggaagaggagcaaccgggacagaaccagtgccccaactgggactagaacctggggtgccagtgccacaggcagaggattagcctagtgagccacagtgctgaccatgtaatgaaatttctaactagaaaaaataataagtaacaCTGTAATTGCAGAACAGTGTGACTATATGACGATTTAATGAATTAGGGATTAAATAGTAATTTTCACATACTATACATCATTTGCATATGTATCttttatatataactttttaataTGTAACATGAAGGTGTGCACACGACAGAACAGAGGGTCACACCCccactgggacactggcatctttaCTAGAGTGCCAATGATCAAGTCctgccttctgatccagcttcctaatgcacaccctgggacacagAAGATGATGCCTCTTGTGTAGGAAACCTGCATGGAGCTCTGGAATCCTGTCCTCAGCTTAGCACAACACCAGCTACTTCATACATTTGAATCAGCAGATataaggtatctctctctctttcaactaaatagatactctaaaatgctaaaataataaaaataatataacataAAGATTCATTGAAATAATAAATCTGTAGGACATTTAGAGTTATAAAAGacattaaattattataaaattaattgttatcagtatataatatatacataaatatgatatttaaactacttttaaaaaatttttgtcagTATGATACACATGTAGACAACATTTTGAACAGTGAACATAAAGTGAGCACTGTTTCCAAATTCTAGGaagaaattttgaatattttaagggATACAATCCAGTAGTTTCATGAAAGCATTAATCTATAAATCATATTTCCTATCAACTCTAAAATAACAGTGGCACTATCACTTAAACTATAACTGAGTAGTTATTTGGACacatgaaaattttctttaagattatcTTATATAATagttgtatcaaaataaacatacaagttATCTCCAAGTAATAAAAAAGTGTTATGTAGGAATTGAAATGACTGCAGTCAAAACTTGAAGCCAGATAAGAATTTCagctatttctgaaaaaaaagaaaagcgaCTTCACAGGATGGGAAGATATTAGTTATCAGTTCTCAAATTAGTTATCAGCGCTCAAAAACAATATAAAGGATAAGAACTCCAGAAAACTGTGTAAAGCATAAAATTACTTATCAGAAATTAAAGACCAATCAGCCTATAAATCAGTATAAATGTCTGCCACAAACTACATGAAAACACTACTCACTTGTGAATTCATTGTACATGTACCCATGAAAAACCTGTACTGCATGTTCCCAAATCTCTTCCAACAAAAATAAGTATACTCAAGGGAAAAAATCAAACTGAGAGACAAGTGTTGCCCCAGGACTCTGGCTGACTTCTGGAATCTCAAAGCTGTGTGAGTTGTACAACTTTCCCTCTGGTCATCTGgaataaacaaagaaaagtacCAACTAGAGACTTTCCATGGATTGAGGGACACTGATTtcaataataaaattgaaaagtatGAAGCACATGCAGAAAGAAACCACCAGAATACAGATTCACAGAAATGCATTATaggaataatatttaaaatatttgaaatggaaaattaaataattgtaaaatgataatgacataaaaatagaaaactttccatgtttgtggattgcaatattaaaatgatcaaaatgtccatgccaGCAAAAGAAATTTGCAGactcagtgtgatcccaatcacaATACCAAGGACAAggatctagaagaaatgatgctaaatttcatatggaaactcaagaaaccctgaatagctaaagcaatgttaaacaacagaaacaaaggtgTGGtgtcacaatactagatttcaggacatgctaaagggcagttataaccaaaacagcctagcactggcacaaaaaatagataaatggaacaaaatagaaacttcagaaatcaatccacatatctacaatcaATTACtctttgacagaggagctaaaatcaatccctggagaaaggacaatctcttcaacaaatgctgcttggaaaattggatctccacatgcagaagtatgaaacaagtcccctaccttacaccttatacaaaagtcaactcaaaatggatcaagaatcttaATATTTGACCCAATTCCaacaaattactaaaggaaaactttggggaaaatctgcaagacattgtcatagtcaaagatttcttggaaaagaccccagaagcataatCTAAGCCAAAATCgacaatgggattacatcaagctgcaAAGCTTTTgaattgcaaaggaaacacttaccacatgaagaggcaactgacagaatgagagaaaatatttgcaaactatgcaaactATCCAGAATAGATAAGGAACTCATGAAACTcaataccaaaaaaaatcaatttagaaatgagaaaaggacttgaacatatatttttaaaagaagaaattcaaatgcccaacagacaaATACAAAAAGCTCAAGATaactagccaacagggaaatgcaaatcaaaaccacaatgaggtttcacctcataccagttagaatggctctcatacagaaatcaacaaacaataaatactgacAAGGATATAGGGGGAAAActtactctaatccactgttgatgggaatgtaaactagtacagtcattgtggaagacaatatgatgaTTCATCAGCTCACTGAAAATAGATACATCacatgacccaggcatcccactcctgagaatttaccccaATGAAATGAATCAGTTTATGAGTTATCCGTATCCCCATGATTATTGAAGTTCAGTTAACAATAGCTGAGATAtttaatcaacccagatgtgcatcaactgatgactgcataaagaaattgtgattatctatctatgtatctatctggtatggaatactattcagccataaaaatggaatgaaattctgtcttttgcaacaaaatggatttaactggaaaccattatacttagtgaaataatccagtgccaaaaagacaaataccatatgttttccctgatttgtggtaacttatACTGTACCAAAAATATAACGCATAGGAAATCCCATTCTTCaataagattctttttaaattatctttatatataaaagatcaacttagtatcaactaagtaaagatttcaacaggttgcacccacacagacacacaaagtataaagactagttttactgttaatttgcatagtaaaacacattaaggacagagatcctacatggggagtaagtgcacagtgactcttgttgttgaattaacaattgacactcttatttatgatgtcagtgatgagctgaggctcttgtcatgagctgccaaggccatggaagcatCAAAAGAGGACATTGCAATGACAGTGGGATTgttgaataaaaattattatatctCCCTGACTCATAAATGTAGCTTATCCACATTACCTGTGGGCTTATTCAAGCTTCACATATTCTCCCCTTCCACTACCACCCCAACATTTTAACACTGCCTCTGACAGTAAGTGTGCAGTGGTATTTAGCTTGTCCATGAGCCTCTCAGTTTGAAATCACTGTAGGGAACCTCTGCCAGAGTTCATCTCCTATCACTGACATGaacacatgatttttcttttttaataatgcCCAAAGTTTGAGGATCAGTGAGTAAGAATCAGCTGATATCAAGGTCAAAGCCACAACATTTTCTATGAAACTACTGATGTGTTTAATAATAAACTACCAATttgttacaaaaataataattatgggAATGAGAAATAGTAAGAGCAAAGATTAATGGTCCTGATCAGCTATAttgggaaaaacaaataaaatataaataacttgAAAACATGCAGCAAAGTAGCAGCTATACAATGCAATTTAAACATTAAACTTAGTTGATGAGAGTATTAATGCACTGACACGCTGAGCTGCAGAATTTCATTTACAGAAAAATCATGCAATAGAAAATCCAAATATAGATGGTAACTATGATGAGAGGGACTAAAACTCATCCATTTAAGCATTAAACCTAGAGAATTTATAAAGCTATGAAAATACTAATtcaatagaaataattttaattatctaaCATAGTATGTCATAAAAGATTCTGAATACATAATTtcaatatattaataaaagattaaaaagggGAATGTTCAAACATATCAGAACAAAACTTAGGAAAATAGGTAGGAAGTAAAATTTGAGAATGCATAGAGGAAAAGACTTACAAATGAAAAACCATGACAGCACAATCTCCACAACCTTTATGTAATACTAAAAAGGTCAGAAATACAAAAGTAACATAGCTAATGAAAATTGACATACATGACAGGCTTGAATGTTTACTTAGGACTTTGTCAAAATTAGATTCATGAAATATGTGATTGTATCACATGTTCACTTTAAGAATAAAGGATTTcccataccaggggattccaattcaatcccatcaaggtggcatgtgccaatgccatctcactactccaagtgatcaatttcagttcacaattgatcataacgaaaggactaagagtcaaagggagcacataaacaagtctagtatctgctaacaccaaccgatagaataaataaaggggagagtgatccaacatgggaagtgagatactcagcagactcatagaatggcggatgtcctaaatagcactctggcctcagaatcagccctaaaggcactcggatctggctgaaaagcccatgagagtatttcaggcatggaaagccaagacactctggcaaaaagatctctgtgagtgagatcccagtggaaagaacaggtcttcaaagagggaggtgcctttctctgaagggaggtgagaacctccactttgactatgaccgtgtctaaacaaaataagagtcggagaactcaaggggcttccatagccttggaaactcataactggtgcatagggagattactgatgccataaacaggagtgtcaattggtaaagtcaacaacaggagtcactgtgcacttactcctcatgtaggatctctgtccttaatgtgctgtacactgaggcttaatgctataacgagtactcaaacagtatatttcactttgtgtttctatgggggtgcaaacgactgaaatctttacttaatgtacactaaactgatgttctgtaaaaaaaaaaaaaaaaaaaaaaaaaaaaagaaagaaagaaattatcaattcccaacttgactctcactgggattaaacatgacaataggtctgatctgatttcatcatcatttaaaaaaatcatctattatttttcactttatgtttttgtgtgggagcaaactgttgaaatacttacttaaggtatactaagctgatcttctgtatattaagataatcgaaaatgaatcttgatgtgaatggaaggggagagggagtgggaaaggggagggttgtgggtgggagggacggtatggggggggaagccattgtaacccatgagtcgtactttggaaatttatattcattaaataaaagattaaaaaaaaaaagaataaaggatttCCTGTATGAAAgtctgaaatcaaaatgaaagagCAAATAATTGTTAAACCTATCTTAATCCATTGtggattttaaagaaaactgtaaTACTGTGCAGTATATATTCCAAAGTCTTTAGAAATAGAAGTATAATTCCATAGAAATGGAATTGATCCCATAGGAACATATTCTATTAGAATGATTTTCATTGTGTCTGAAACATCCATTTTTAAGacaatcatttaaaattatgttcatttattttttttacttcatttgaaagcagagaaagagaacagagagacatGCAAAGAAGAATTACTCATCAGCTGGTTCCatctccaaaggcctgcaatagGGTAGGGCAGGTCAAACCCAAAAGTCTAGATCTTCAACTCtcacttccatgtgggtggcaggaactgaagtacttAAGTgaacacctgctgtcttccaggatgtgcattaggaGAATGCTGGACCAGAGCAGTGATGGTATTGAAACTCAGGACTATGATGGGATGTGCATCTGAAGCAGCATCTTCTGCACCACATTCATACCCAAAAAAACCCATTTTTATTCAATCTGTTAAAATTGAAAGGTTTTCCATGATAAATTCTGCAATAAGTTAATATTCCTTTTATTAGAACTGATAAGCACCAATGGACTGAAAGTGGCATAGGAATTGACCACAACACCCTGGACACCCAAGATAACTGAGTCATATGTCCACAGTATCATTGAGGAGGATGAGATGATGAAGTTTACCCAGTACATGACCACAAAGAAACTCACCAGCAGCAAGATGGTCTGGGTAGCTCTTTTCTCGGGGGAAGATCTTGGGGAGAGGTTGGTGGTGTGAAGGTGCTGGGACCTCCTCTGATGCCTAGACAAGAGTATCACCATGTACACACTTGAGAGCAGCATGACACTGATAAGGAAGACATCCCTGGATGTGGTCATTGTGAACATCAAATCCTTGATGCTATGGCTCATTGGGGAAAATGAGCAGTGTTCAGTGAGAATCATCAGATCGGTCTGGGTCACATTGGAATTTGCTACAATGTGGAAGATCACGGTAGTACAGGAAGACAAACATAGATACCATAACAATAAGAATAAATAGAAGATGAACTTTGTGGATTTATATTTAAAGTTGGCCAACCAGGAGGTGCTGGGGCTGATGGTGATGGCCTGTATGACACTCAGTATGCAGGTGGTGCAGATGGAGAGGCCCCTCATCACCCTGCTTATGTAGAACAAAGCTTTACACTTGAAATCATTCAAAAAATTCAGTGATTCAAACAAGTCTGGAGACGTCAAAAACAGCACAGTGAGAAGCATCATTATGTGGACAAGGGCCAGGTGACAGGTTATCAGGTCAGTGACCTTTGGCTTGTGATA harbors:
- the ORYCUNV1R1552 gene encoding vomeronasal 1 receptor oryCunV1R1552 — protein: MCFTSLIKISTFSAYKAVNKYILCQAGIGISPNNFLLFHIFKNSQYHKPKVTDLITCHLALVHIMMLLTVLFLTSPDLFESLNFLNDFKCKALFYISRVMRGLSICTTCILSVIQAITISPSTSWLANFKYKSTKFIFYLFLLLWYLCLSSCTTVIFHIVANSNVTQTDLMILTEHCSFSPMSHSIKDLMFTMTTSRDVFLISVMLLSSVYMVILLSRHQRRSQHLHTTNLSPRSSPEKRATQTILLLVSFFVVMYWVNFIISSSSMILWTYDSVILGVQGVVVNSYATFSPLVLISSNKRNINLLQNLSWKTFQF